Proteins encoded by one window of Roseibium sp. Sym1:
- the tssB gene encoding type VI secretion system contractile sheath small subunit — protein sequence MASNSGQSFIKRNRPPRVHIFYEDPFDAEQKVELPFVMGIMADLSGDNPGVEKSDIDDRKLLDIDMDNFTKRMEAIEPGTSFTVKDKLSGEDNSKMSVQLRFKSMDDFTPGKVAEQVPALKKLLDARRSLAALRTMMDGRVKAISQLEELTRDPALMQALAQKIEADNAGSADKPADSDGTEEA from the coding sequence ATGGCATCGAATAGCGGACAAAGTTTTATCAAGCGCAACAGACCTCCCAGGGTTCACATTTTTTACGAGGATCCGTTTGACGCGGAACAGAAGGTCGAACTGCCCTTCGTCATGGGCATCATGGCCGACCTTTCCGGCGACAATCCGGGCGTCGAGAAATCCGATATCGACGACCGCAAGCTGCTCGACATCGACATGGACAACTTCACCAAGCGCATGGAGGCGATCGAGCCTGGTACCTCCTTCACCGTGAAGGACAAGCTGTCCGGCGAAGACAACTCCAAGATGAGTGTCCAGCTCCGGTTCAAGAGCATGGATGACTTCACTCCGGGCAAGGTTGCCGAGCAGGTTCCGGCCCTGAAGAAACTTCTGGACGCCCGCCGCAGCCTGGCAGCGCTGCGCACCATGATGGATGGCCGCGTCAAGGCGATTTCGCAGCTGGAGGAGCTGACACGGGATCCGGCATTGATGCAGGCCCTTGCTCAAAAAATCGAAGCCGACAATGCAGGTTCTGCCGACAAGCCGGCAGATAGCGACGGCACTGAGGAGGCGTAA
- the tssG gene encoding type VI secretion system baseplate subunit TssG yields MSGSDGKKKRKKDKQADKTIVQFAGSGKAPWPAPEAPTPADDGAATSQSAETPDVSTEAIKSHTPDSHTPDSSAPVSPATGSNEPDSPELTSSDTDLATTGSPGQVPEAPVDEPATAPPDKDVAGETGREPDEPEITVSTADVSPEPEAEDAPQEPPRIEVPVQQQYASLLAALSARIEKHPGGHDLLAVLRMLEGQTAPGGASKGMDPKKADEPAPPRIGKSRRLMEDIVRFGQDPSSEFAPSTIERATRDSQGDLVLLERFLGLLGPQGALPAAYTDEAIMSGLKGEDSFPRFLDVFNNRFVQLFFRAWADARPIVQHDRPDDDRFLAYIGSAIGIGSPIYQNLDRIDDRIKLLYAGLSASKAKSAIRLKALITGVFGVKVEIDQCVGTWLHLDPDDQLKLGGLGPGGAGQLGADTIVGAKVYSVSDKIRIRIFTRTLEEYRKFLPPTRTKPNPWTEKLFDLIDFYLGLEIEYEIELALPKRCASAVRMDSTSSATLGHIGWLKPAKPSEPEPDETLEDEEMLTDTRFRPVRRHTTVYQ; encoded by the coding sequence ATGAGCGGGTCCGACGGCAAGAAAAAGCGCAAGAAGGACAAGCAGGCGGACAAGACGATTGTCCAGTTCGCCGGGTCCGGCAAGGCGCCATGGCCTGCGCCTGAAGCCCCCACACCGGCAGATGACGGAGCCGCGACTTCGCAGTCAGCGGAAACACCGGATGTTTCGACCGAGGCGATCAAATCGCACACGCCGGACTCGCACACGCCAGACTCGTCCGCGCCAGTATCGCCCGCAACAGGATCAAATGAGCCGGACTCGCCAGAGCTCACATCGTCCGACACCGATCTGGCAACGACCGGTTCCCCCGGGCAGGTTCCCGAGGCACCTGTTGACGAACCTGCCACGGCGCCCCCGGACAAGGATGTCGCCGGCGAGACGGGCCGGGAACCGGACGAGCCCGAAATAACCGTCTCAACCGCCGACGTTTCCCCTGAGCCGGAAGCAGAAGACGCTCCGCAGGAGCCGCCCAGGATCGAGGTTCCCGTTCAGCAGCAATACGCCTCGCTTCTGGCGGCCCTCAGCGCACGGATCGAGAAACATCCCGGCGGTCACGATCTTCTGGCCGTGCTGCGCATGCTCGAAGGACAAACCGCCCCCGGCGGTGCGTCGAAGGGAATGGACCCCAAGAAAGCCGACGAACCGGCCCCGCCGCGGATCGGCAAGAGCCGGCGCCTGATGGAGGACATCGTTCGCTTCGGACAGGACCCGTCGAGCGAGTTCGCCCCGTCGACCATCGAGCGGGCCACCCGCGACAGTCAAGGCGATCTGGTCCTTCTGGAACGTTTTCTGGGCCTGCTCGGCCCCCAGGGCGCCCTGCCAGCCGCTTATACCGACGAAGCCATCATGAGCGGCCTCAAGGGCGAGGACAGCTTTCCGCGATTTCTGGATGTCTTCAACAACCGCTTTGTCCAGTTGTTCTTCCGAGCATGGGCCGATGCCAGGCCGATCGTGCAGCATGACCGGCCCGACGACGACCGGTTCCTGGCCTATATCGGATCTGCCATCGGTATCGGCTCGCCGATCTACCAGAACCTCGACCGCATCGATGACCGGATCAAGCTGTTATATGCCGGGCTGTCGGCCTCCAAGGCCAAAAGCGCGATCCGCCTCAAGGCACTGATCACCGGCGTGTTCGGCGTGAAGGTGGAAATCGACCAATGCGTGGGGACATGGCTCCATCTGGATCCCGACGACCAGCTGAAGCTGGGTGGCCTCGGACCCGGTGGCGCAGGGCAACTCGGAGCAGACACGATCGTCGGTGCCAAGGTCTACAGCGTCAGTGACAAGATCCGCATCCGGATCTTCACACGGACGCTGGAGGAGTACCGCAAATTCCTGCCACCCACCCGGACCAAACCCAATCCCTGGACGGAAAAACTCTTTGATCTCATTGACTTCTATCTCGGGCTCGAGATCGAGTACGAGATTGAACTCGCCCTTCCGAAGCGCTGCGCCTCCGCCGTCAGGATGGACAGCACAAGTTCCGCAACCCTCGGTCATATCGGCTGGCTGAAGCCTGCAAAACCAAGCGAACCGGAGCCGGACGAAACGCTCGAGGACGAGGAAATGCTGACGGATACCCGTTTCCGGCCCGTGCGCCGCCACACCACCGTTTATCAATAG
- a CDS encoding Hcp family type VI secretion system effector, with protein sequence MAVDFFLELDGIKGESQDKTHKDKIDVLSWSWGASQSGTTHMGGGSGSGKAHFQDLSITKYVDKSTPVLLQHVSTGKHIAKGTLFVRKAAGDTPLEYVKIEMKDIIVTNVSTGGSGSDDRITESCTLNFGEYKYIYTEQKPDGSKGAAPEFAWDIAANEKK encoded by the coding sequence ATGGCTGTCGATTTTTTTCTGGAACTTGATGGTATCAAAGGCGAATCTCAGGACAAGACCCACAAGGACAAGATTGACGTCCTGTCCTGGTCCTGGGGCGCTTCCCAGTCGGGCACCACGCACATGGGCGGTGGCTCCGGCTCCGGCAAGGCCCACTTCCAGGACCTGAGCATCACCAAATACGTCGACAAGTCGACACCGGTTCTGCTTCAGCATGTCTCCACCGGCAAGCACATTGCCAAGGGCACCTTGTTCGTGCGCAAGGCCGCCGGCGACACTCCCCTGGAATACGTCAAGATCGAAATGAAGGACATCATTGTCACCAACGTTTCGACCGGTGGCAGCGGCTCCGATGACCGGATCACGGAAAGCTGCACGCTGAACTTCGGTGAATACAAGTATATCTACACCGAACAGAAGCCCGACGGTTCCAAGGGTGCGGCTCCGGAATTTGCCTGGGACATCGCCGCAAACGAAAAGAAATAA
- the tssF gene encoding type VI secretion system baseplate subunit TssF, translating into MNREFLDLYNQELIYLREQGAAFAEAYPAVAERLGGLLEDRSDPMLSGLLEGTAFLSARVQLKMKHEFSEFTSNLFEQLYPTALAPIPSMVMARVTPKYGDANLRNGIRINRHAPMEAVFRERQGEVRCRFTLTSPITLTPLQLTDAKYLSSAAQVSGLGAEMAEDRRARAGLSITLTHRMAEDPENEVSAEEAMKKPEYQVAGCRIDDLPVRLVGPLDLAAKVYEQIFGHTIALYLRTEDAYGQASLQRLPVDAVKQLGFEEEDALLHNDLRLFTGFDYLRDYFNFPRSFLGFRLTGLRRYLDRVNAKSFDLVFVFDEADSRLPAHVEHKIFALHTSPAVNLFERQTDRVPIKKGQHEFAVITDRTRPLDYEVHSVTEVNAHFSGGEKRPVEPLYSVAPDTEKAGHEWFYSIRRLPRRQSSSELRRQQPISYVGTETFITISSGAQAAALLQSGEKRLAELSLKVMASNRALAADLPVGSNPDKSDTGDFRILEDVGLKVDCVAGPTSPRPPLLSYNERLGEEGHSGAIAWRLINILALNHTGLVHDAAGADGRSFRDILSVFAPLSDNTADRQAQSVRAVSTRPVVRRLQQKSGTGVARGLEVTITLDDKAFEGSSAFLLGAVLDRFVAEYASINHFTQCVIATTERGVIMKWPPRIGAKGIL; encoded by the coding sequence ATGAACCGGGAATTTCTCGACCTCTACAATCAGGAACTCATCTACCTGCGTGAACAGGGCGCAGCCTTCGCCGAAGCGTATCCGGCGGTCGCGGAACGCCTCGGCGGGTTGCTGGAGGATCGTTCGGACCCGATGCTCTCGGGTCTGCTGGAAGGCACCGCGTTTCTGTCTGCCCGCGTGCAGCTGAAGATGAAACATGAATTCTCCGAATTCACCTCCAATCTCTTCGAGCAGCTCTATCCGACGGCCCTTGCCCCGATTCCCTCGATGGTCATGGCGCGGGTCACGCCAAAATATGGCGACGCCAACCTGCGCAACGGCATCAGGATCAACCGTCACGCGCCCATGGAAGCCGTCTTCCGCGAACGCCAGGGCGAGGTCCGTTGCAGGTTCACGCTGACCTCACCCATCACGCTCACACCGCTGCAATTGACAGACGCCAAATATCTGAGTTCCGCGGCCCAGGTTTCCGGTCTGGGTGCCGAAATGGCGGAAGACCGCCGCGCCAGGGCCGGCCTGTCGATCACGCTGACCCACCGCATGGCGGAAGATCCGGAAAACGAGGTCTCGGCGGAAGAAGCCATGAAGAAGCCGGAATATCAGGTCGCGGGTTGCCGTATCGACGATCTCCCGGTCAGGCTCGTCGGGCCGTTGGACCTGGCCGCAAAGGTCTATGAACAGATATTCGGCCATACGATTGCGCTCTATCTGAGAACCGAAGACGCCTATGGCCAGGCAAGCCTGCAGCGCCTGCCCGTCGACGCAGTCAAGCAGCTCGGTTTCGAAGAGGAAGACGCGCTGCTGCACAATGACCTGAGGCTGTTCACCGGGTTCGATTACCTGCGCGACTATTTCAATTTTCCGCGCAGTTTCCTCGGCTTCCGGCTGACAGGCCTGCGGCGCTATCTCGACCGGGTGAACGCGAAATCCTTCGATCTCGTGTTTGTCTTTGACGAAGCGGACTCCCGCCTTCCCGCCCATGTCGAACACAAGATCTTCGCGCTGCATACGTCGCCGGCCGTGAACCTTTTCGAACGCCAGACGGACCGGGTGCCGATCAAGAAAGGACAGCATGAGTTTGCCGTCATCACGGACCGGACCCGGCCTCTCGATTACGAGGTTCATTCCGTTACAGAGGTCAACGCCCATTTTTCCGGTGGTGAAAAACGGCCCGTCGAGCCTCTCTACAGCGTCGCACCCGACACGGAAAAGGCAGGCCACGAGTGGTTCTATTCGATCCGCCGCCTGCCGCGGCGGCAATCCTCATCGGAACTCCGCCGGCAGCAGCCAATCTCCTATGTGGGGACGGAAACGTTCATAACCATTTCGAGCGGCGCACAGGCAGCCGCACTGCTTCAAAGCGGCGAGAAACGCCTGGCGGAACTTTCCCTGAAGGTGATGGCCTCCAATCGCGCACTGGCCGCTGACCTTCCCGTCGGCTCCAATCCGGACAAGTCGGACACCGGTGACTTCCGCATACTCGAGGACGTCGGACTGAAAGTGGACTGCGTTGCCGGACCGACATCACCGCGCCCGCCTCTCCTGTCCTACAACGAGCGCCTTGGCGAAGAAGGTCATTCCGGCGCCATCGCCTGGCGTCTCATCAACATACTCGCGCTCAATCACACGGGACTGGTGCACGATGCCGCCGGCGCGGACGGGCGGTCTTTCCGCGACATCCTGAGCGTGTTCGCGCCGCTTTCCGACAATACCGCAGACCGTCAGGCCCAGTCTGTCCGCGCAGTCTCCACCCGCCCCGTGGTCCGCCGACTGCAACAGAAATCGGGTACGGGCGTTGCGCGCGGCCTGGAAGTGACGATTACGCTCGACGACAAGGCCTTTGAGGGTTCCAGTGCCTTTCTCCTGGGAGCGGTGCTGGACAGGTTTGTCGCCGAATACGCCTCCATCAACCACTTCACCCAATGCGTGATCGCAACCACCGAACGTGGTGTGATCATGAAATGGCCTCCCCGGATCGGCGCAAAGGGAATCCTATGA
- a CDS encoding type VI secretion system protein TssA produces the protein MSFDPDTYGTEIAPGAGCGPDLYDTEPAFAALLDSCEELLPERFSEFDRSEIDFTDLFKQMEGFLKQSRDLRLLVILAQFGILAGQLHTFANAVRIIRRLLENQWDTVHPQDADFGYMERVGALEALNNRPAVILPLEAAPLLKTRRAGPISHRAIQIAAGNATARPDEHTISLGAIEAALTSGELEQDAIDEVLADLSELPDEIEAISLICTQKLQEAGAKAAPPNYDALVTLLREMSTELNTRLGRIAPDEDGGSENDAPAESEQAQATSSEGQQDITNAAQAKLILDAVEDYFASREPSHPALFLVREARGLVGKSYLDALKILMPRRFDDVALLLGTSGLQLSNDRLVDLNENDDRDLGNIDDFSVMVIESRTDAMKGIAAVRGYYSSNEPTSPIPLLLEEAQNMSSGSFTGLLNMFLRPEED, from the coding sequence ATGAGTTTTGATCCCGACACATACGGCACCGAGATTGCTCCGGGTGCCGGATGCGGACCAGATCTGTACGACACCGAGCCGGCCTTTGCCGCCCTGCTCGATTCCTGCGAAGAACTCCTGCCGGAGCGTTTCAGTGAATTCGACCGGTCGGAAATCGACTTCACAGACCTGTTCAAGCAGATGGAGGGCTTCCTCAAGCAATCGAGGGACCTGAGGCTTCTCGTCATCCTGGCTCAATTCGGCATTCTTGCCGGACAACTTCATACCTTTGCCAATGCGGTGCGAATCATCCGCAGACTTCTGGAAAACCAGTGGGACACCGTTCATCCTCAGGATGCTGATTTCGGGTATATGGAACGGGTCGGCGCGCTCGAGGCGCTAAACAACCGCCCGGCGGTGATCCTGCCGCTGGAGGCGGCCCCGCTTCTCAAGACACGCAGGGCCGGACCGATCAGCCACCGTGCCATTCAGATCGCGGCGGGCAATGCCACGGCGCGCCCCGACGAACACACGATCTCGCTGGGAGCGATAGAAGCCGCCCTGACATCCGGCGAACTGGAGCAGGACGCGATCGACGAGGTCCTGGCGGACCTGTCCGAGCTGCCCGACGAGATTGAGGCTATTTCTCTTATCTGCACGCAAAAACTTCAGGAAGCCGGCGCGAAGGCGGCACCGCCGAACTACGATGCGCTCGTGACCCTGCTCAGGGAGATGAGCACCGAGCTGAACACCCGTCTCGGGCGGATTGCCCCGGACGAAGACGGTGGCTCGGAAAACGATGCTCCAGCCGAGAGTGAGCAAGCGCAGGCGACCTCTTCCGAGGGGCAGCAGGACATCACCAATGCGGCCCAGGCGAAACTTATTCTTGATGCCGTCGAGGACTATTTTGCCTCGCGTGAACCTTCCCACCCTGCCCTGTTCCTGGTTCGTGAAGCACGGGGCCTTGTCGGGAAGTCCTATCTGGATGCGCTGAAAATCCTGATGCCGCGCCGATTTGACGACGTGGCACTTCTGCTCGGGACCAGCGGCCTGCAACTGTCCAACGACAGGCTTGTCGACCTTAATGAAAACGACGACCGTGATCTGGGCAATATTGACGATTTTTCAGTAATGGTAATTGAAAGCCGGACAGATGCCATGAAAGGCATCGCGGCCGTGAGGGGCTATTATTCGAGCAACGAGCCGACCAGCCCGATTCCACTCCTCCTCGAAGAAGCACAGAACATGAGTTCGGGTTCGTTCACGGGCCTGCTCAACATGTTCCTGCGACCTGAAGAGGATTGA
- the tssC gene encoding type VI secretion system contractile sheath large subunit: MSNTDTSAQTSGAAAGEATGEGSPEEFASILKQNFRIKDENDTANQLVDNAMSTFLSEALSDQALIKDDVYDTIDEMIAKLDEKLTGQVNEIIHAPEFQKLESAWRGLDYLVHQSETDATLKLQFLNISKNELAGVFKSYRGAKWDQSPLFKQIYEAEFGQLGGQPYGCLVGDYEFSYEPQDITILRGMAKISAAAHAPFLAAANPQLMQMDSWTELPAKRDLSKIFDTEIHAQWRTLRESEDARYLGLTMPRVLARQPYGAKSDPVEEFAFEEEFGEDTHDNYAWMNSAYAMAANVNRAYKEYGWTVRIRGVESGGLVEELPTHVFETDDGGVDQKCPAEIAISDRREHEISRLGLIPLIHRKNTDQAAFLGAQSVFKPRQFSGPDGKDATASDNLSARLPYMFATTRFAHYLKVMVRNKIGSTKEAPQLQRWLNDWIMDYVDGDPDNSTEETKARKPLREAKVTIVPDEENPGYYRAQFFLRPHYQLEGMDIGMSLASRIPQDGS, translated from the coding sequence ATGAGCAACACAGATACCAGCGCCCAAACGAGTGGCGCAGCAGCCGGCGAAGCCACGGGTGAAGGCAGCCCCGAGGAATTCGCCTCGATCCTGAAGCAGAATTTCCGCATCAAGGACGAAAATGACACGGCAAACCAGCTGGTTGACAATGCCATGTCGACGTTCCTCTCCGAGGCACTGTCCGACCAGGCGCTGATCAAGGATGATGTCTACGACACCATCGACGAGATGATCGCCAAGCTGGACGAGAAGCTGACGGGCCAGGTGAACGAGATCATTCACGCGCCGGAATTCCAGAAGCTGGAAAGTGCCTGGCGCGGCCTGGACTACCTTGTCCACCAGTCGGAAACGGACGCGACGCTCAAGCTGCAGTTCCTGAACATCTCGAAGAACGAGCTTGCCGGGGTCTTCAAGAGCTACCGCGGCGCCAAGTGGGACCAGAGCCCGCTGTTCAAGCAGATCTACGAAGCCGAATTCGGCCAGCTCGGCGGACAGCCCTATGGCTGCCTGGTCGGAGACTACGAATTCTCCTACGAGCCGCAGGACATCACCATCCTGCGTGGCATGGCCAAGATCTCGGCTGCGGCGCACGCACCGTTCCTGGCCGCGGCCAATCCGCAGCTGATGCAGATGGACAGCTGGACGGAACTGCCGGCCAAGCGCGACCTGTCGAAAATCTTCGACACCGAGATCCATGCGCAGTGGCGCACGCTGCGGGAATCAGAAGATGCCCGCTACCTGGGTCTCACCATGCCGCGCGTCCTGGCCCGCCAGCCTTACGGCGCCAAGTCCGACCCGGTCGAGGAATTCGCGTTCGAAGAGGAATTCGGCGAGGACACGCACGACAATTACGCCTGGATGAACTCCGCCTATGCGATGGCGGCCAATGTCAACCGGGCCTACAAGGAATACGGCTGGACAGTCCGGATCCGCGGCGTCGAAAGCGGTGGTCTGGTCGAGGAACTGCCGACCCATGTCTTCGAGACCGACGACGGTGGTGTCGACCAGAAATGTCCGGCGGAAATCGCGATTTCGGACCGGCGAGAGCATGAAATCTCCCGCCTCGGCCTGATCCCGCTGATTCACCGCAAGAACACCGACCAGGCGGCCTTCCTGGGAGCGCAGTCCGTGTTCAAGCCGCGCCAGTTCTCCGGACCTGACGGCAAGGATGCGACCGCCTCGGACAACCTGTCGGCCCGCCTGCCCTACATGTTCGCGACCACGCGGTTCGCCCACTACCTCAAGGTGATGGTGCGCAACAAGATCGGTTCGACCAAGGAAGCGCCGCAGCTGCAGCGTTGGCTGAACGACTGGATCATGGACTATGTCGATGGTGATCCGGACAACTCGACCGAGGAGACCAAGGCCCGCAAACCGCTTCGCGAAGCCAAGGTCACCATCGTGCCCGACGAGGAAAACCCCGGATACTACCGGGCCCAGTTCTTCCTTCGTCCGCACTACCAGCTGGAAGGCATGGACATCGGCATGAGCCTGGCGTCCCGCATTCCGCAGGACGGATCGTAA
- the tssE gene encoding type VI secretion system baseplate subunit TssE encodes MAKSTVKMHSPLMWAFRAMDDPDYKAAQARQKEDSKGRNLKSGRRLSRSYGVSEHTLLAEVRRDLQALLNTVNLNSAQDLSDFPEVQTSILNFGLPDLSVHVVDTVRIERLADDIRQALIRFEPRMDPRTLQVTRDDSIDSDTFKVRFVIKAEIRCDPVRIGSEFIADVDPAFGRIKIIGATA; translated from the coding sequence ATGGCTAAATCAACCGTGAAAATGCACTCGCCACTGATGTGGGCGTTCCGTGCAATGGATGACCCGGACTACAAGGCGGCCCAGGCTCGGCAAAAGGAAGACAGCAAGGGCCGCAACCTGAAATCCGGCCGGCGCCTGTCCCGTTCCTACGGCGTTTCCGAGCATACCCTGCTTGCAGAAGTGCGGCGGGATCTGCAGGCTCTGCTCAACACGGTCAACCTCAATTCCGCTCAAGACCTTTCAGACTTCCCTGAAGTGCAGACGTCCATTCTCAATTTCGGCCTGCCGGACCTGTCCGTCCATGTCGTCGACACGGTACGTATCGAGCGGCTCGCCGATGACATTCGCCAGGCACTGATAAGGTTCGAGCCACGCATGGATCCGCGCACCCTGCAGGTCACCCGCGATGACAGCATCGACAGCGACACCTTCAAGGTCCGGTTCGTGATCAAGGCGGAGATCCGCTGTGACCCGGTGCGGATCGGAAGTGAATTCATCGCCGATGTCGACCCTGCCTTCGGCCGGATCAAGATTATCGGGGCGACCGCATGA
- a CDS encoding OmpA family protein, whose amino-acid sequence MTPINDLIGLRMPAQNTLRRLFLATALSFAIGGLVPSAPAAAQDPTYSADEVTRHFKQLKTRSLKPTGATRALCIGTRDECNPNAAQADGGQVAVTKENADGQGETATANAPAPLVVDPETKAIDDAFNLLVSFEYASARLSGAAKANLREFAKGINDPEIAGAKFVIEGHTDGIGSESYNQRLSEDRAQAVTQFLVTLGVSRNRLKTIAYGESRPKVADINDPANRRVESKLVLEQ is encoded by the coding sequence GTGACCCCTATTAATGACCTGATTGGCCTGCGCATGCCGGCTCAAAACACACTTCGCCGGTTGTTTCTGGCAACCGCACTAAGCTTTGCAATTGGTGGCCTCGTGCCCTCGGCACCCGCCGCGGCCCAGGACCCGACCTACTCCGCCGACGAAGTCACCCGGCACTTCAAGCAGCTGAAAACCCGCTCCCTGAAACCGACCGGCGCCACGCGTGCGCTGTGTATCGGCACGCGTGACGAATGCAACCCGAACGCGGCGCAGGCCGACGGCGGTCAGGTTGCCGTCACCAAGGAGAACGCGGATGGCCAGGGCGAAACCGCCACCGCCAATGCACCGGCGCCCCTGGTGGTCGATCCTGAAACCAAGGCAATCGATGACGCCTTCAACCTGCTGGTCTCCTTCGAGTATGCCTCCGCACGTCTGAGCGGTGCTGCCAAGGCCAATCTTCGGGAGTTCGCGAAGGGCATCAACGACCCGGAAATCGCGGGCGCCAAGTTTGTGATCGAAGGCCATACCGACGGTATCGGGTCGGAGAGCTACAACCAGCGTCTGTCGGAGGACAGGGCCCAGGCCGTCACGCAGTTCCTGGTTACGCTCGGTGTCAGCCGCAATCGCCTGAAGACCATTGCCTATGGCGAATCCAGGCCCAAGGTCGCGGACATCAACGATCCGGCAAACCGGCGGGTCGAAAGCAAGCTGGTCCTCGAGCAGTAA